In Achromobacter spanius, the following proteins share a genomic window:
- a CDS encoding YbeD family protein: protein MHIPPEESLIEYPSDFPIKVMGKQHPEFAQTLTDVVLQFDPGFDAATVEMRPSKGGNYMGLTFIVRATSREQLDNLYKALHGHPMVSIVL, encoded by the coding sequence ATGCATATTCCGCCCGAAGAATCGCTTATCGAATATCCCAGCGACTTTCCCATCAAGGTCATGGGCAAGCAGCATCCCGAATTCGCCCAGACGCTGACTGACGTCGTGCTGCAATTCGACCCCGGCTTTGACGCCGCCACGGTCGAGATGCGGCCCAGCAAGGGCGGCAACTACATGGGCCTGACGTTCATCGTGCGCGCCACCTCGCGCGAGCAGTTGGACAACCTGTACAAGGCCTTGCACGGCCATCCAATGGTGTCCATCGTTCTGTAA
- the lipB gene encoding lipoyl(octanoyl) transferase LipB has translation MIKWLARPADYLPVWQDMQAYTSLRGPDTPDEIWLCEHAPVYTLGQAGLPQHVLNPGNIPIVHCDRGGQVTYHGPGQVMAYALFDLRRVDMYVKEYVTLLEGAVIDTLTQHGVDGACRKPGAPGVYVPDPDLGPDSGELAKIAALGIKIRNGRAYHGVSLNVDMDLAPFLGINPCGYEGLRTVDMAACGVHRLPTDVGDALARNLADAWRRARSAL, from the coding sequence GTGATCAAGTGGCTCGCGCGGCCGGCGGACTATCTGCCGGTCTGGCAGGACATGCAGGCGTATACCTCGCTGCGCGGCCCAGATACGCCTGACGAGATCTGGCTTTGCGAGCATGCGCCGGTCTACACGCTAGGCCAGGCCGGCCTGCCGCAACATGTGCTGAACCCCGGCAACATCCCAATCGTGCATTGCGACCGTGGCGGCCAGGTGACCTATCACGGCCCCGGGCAAGTCATGGCGTACGCGCTGTTCGACCTGCGCCGCGTGGATATGTACGTGAAGGAGTACGTCACGCTGCTGGAAGGCGCCGTCATCGACACGCTCACGCAGCATGGCGTGGACGGGGCCTGTCGCAAGCCCGGCGCGCCGGGCGTGTACGTGCCCGACCCCGATCTGGGTCCCGACAGTGGCGAACTCGCCAAGATCGCGGCGCTGGGCATCAAGATACGCAACGGGCGCGCCTATCATGGCGTGTCGCTGAACGTGGACATGGACCTGGCCCCTTTCCTGGGCATCAACCCCTGCGGCTACGAAGGGCTGCGAACCGTCGACATGGCCGCCTGCGGCGTGCACCGCCTGCCGACCGACGTGGGTGACGCGCTGGCGCGGAATCTGGCGGACGCCTGGCGCCGCGCAAGGAGCGCGCTTTGA
- a CDS encoding tetratricopeptide repeat protein: MKTAYTAADVAATTPEQLAQLREGPPEPYAAWIGAAAELGLVEAQTIYGQMLLDGVGVARQPDAALAWFKRAAHADHPMAINMVGRCYENGWGVAADDTVAAYWFRLAADRGLDWGMYNYAHMLRAGRGGVTQNKAAALALYQQAAQTGHVKSIGVVGRFYEAGEVVEQDLERAFDCYQRCAEGGDFRGMFHLGRLLLLRGKKEEAVQWLVQVPETATPAFLKEANTLLQDSGFPPLYEV; encoded by the coding sequence TTGAAGACCGCTTATACCGCCGCCGATGTTGCCGCGACCACGCCGGAACAACTGGCCCAATTGCGCGAAGGTCCGCCGGAACCCTACGCGGCATGGATTGGGGCTGCCGCCGAGTTGGGATTGGTCGAAGCACAGACCATTTACGGTCAGATGCTGCTGGACGGCGTGGGGGTGGCGCGCCAGCCCGACGCCGCGCTGGCCTGGTTCAAGCGCGCCGCCCATGCCGATCACCCGATGGCCATCAATATGGTGGGCCGCTGCTATGAAAATGGCTGGGGCGTCGCCGCCGACGATACCGTTGCGGCGTATTGGTTCAGGCTGGCCGCCGACCGTGGCCTGGATTGGGGCATGTACAACTACGCGCACATGCTGCGCGCCGGCCGCGGCGGCGTCACACAAAACAAGGCCGCTGCACTGGCGCTTTACCAGCAAGCGGCGCAGACCGGCCATGTGAAGTCCATCGGCGTGGTCGGGCGGTTTTATGAAGCGGGCGAGGTAGTCGAGCAAGACCTGGAACGCGCATTCGACTGCTACCAGCGTTGCGCCGAGGGCGGCGACTTTCGCGGCATGTTCCATCTGGGCCGACTATTGCTGCTGCGCGGCAAGAAAGAGGAAGCGGTGCAATGGCTGGTCCAGGTACCAGAAACCGCCACGCCAGCATTCTTGAAGGAAGCGAATACGCTCTTGCAAGACAGCGGCTTCCCCCCGCTCTACGAGGTATGA
- a CDS encoding substrate-binding domain-containing protein: MALLPPPRLVALIAPRLDAGPASRAIQACAQRLAPEGYFLTAGPWHDPAMLPQLAALQPAAALVIGPLDEPALRAGLAALEIPVVETWSASAHPLDTAVVIDNEEAGRAAARHLAEKRHALVACISADNPWERARRQGFISTAAALGLDRVADIVQPEVLQMNDGRMAFLRLLATNTIFDAVFCTSDLLAAAAVSEAHNRDLHVPQDLAVLGFTDDGSAAQWAQGLTTLGVDAEDLGRRAAQVLLDRLQGELAAGQHQTLDVTFEPRLST; encoded by the coding sequence ATGGCCCTCCTTCCCCCGCCGCGCCTTGTCGCCCTGATCGCCCCCCGCCTGGACGCCGGACCCGCCAGCCGCGCCATTCAAGCGTGTGCGCAGCGCCTGGCGCCCGAGGGCTACTTCCTGACGGCGGGCCCTTGGCATGACCCTGCCATGCTGCCGCAACTGGCCGCCCTGCAACCGGCCGCCGCGCTTGTCATCGGACCGCTGGACGAACCGGCCTTGCGGGCCGGCTTGGCGGCGCTGGAAATACCGGTGGTGGAAACCTGGAGTGCCTCCGCGCATCCGCTGGACACCGCCGTGGTCATCGACAACGAAGAGGCCGGCCGGGCGGCGGCGCGTCATCTGGCCGAAAAGCGCCATGCGCTGGTGGCCTGCATCAGCGCCGACAACCCATGGGAACGCGCACGACGCCAAGGCTTCATCAGCACGGCGGCAGCGTTGGGGCTGGATCGGGTGGCGGACATCGTGCAACCGGAAGTGCTGCAGATGAACGACGGCCGCATGGCATTCTTGCGCTTGCTGGCCACCAATACGATCTTTGACGCGGTATTTTGCACGTCGGACCTGCTGGCGGCCGCCGCGGTGTCGGAAGCCCACAACCGTGACCTGCACGTGCCGCAAGATCTGGCAGTCTTGGGATTTACGGACGACGGCAGCGCCGCGCAATGGGCGCAAGGGCTGACTACGTTGGGGGTAGACGCCGAAGACTTGGGCCGTCGGGCCGCGCAGGTGCTGCTGGACCGTTTACAAGGCGAGCTGGCAGCCGGCCAGCATCAAACCCTGGACGTAACATTCGAACCCCGCCTAAGCACGTAG
- the lipA gene encoding lipoyl synthase — protein sequence MSTLAESAVPPNESAAASASATASATAQAVYDPTQKQKSQAKTARIPIKIVPAERLKKPEWIRVKAAAPGSRFYDIKRILREHNLHTVCEEASCPNIGECFGKGTATFMIMGDKCTRRCPFCDVGHGRPDPLDTKEPENLARTIAAMKLSYVVITSVDRDDLRDGGAGHFVDCITHIRELSPTTRIEVLVPDFRGRLDRALTILNAGPPDVMNHNLETVPRLYKQARPGSDYMHSLKLLAEFKKLHPEVPTKSGLMLGLGETDEEILQVMRDMREHGVDMLTIGQYLQPSEHHLPVLRYVHPDTFKMFEREAYAMGFSHAAVGAMVRSSYHADEQAHAAGVN from the coding sequence ATGTCTACGCTCGCCGAGTCCGCTGTTCCCCCGAACGAATCCGCCGCTGCATCCGCTTCCGCCACCGCCTCGGCCACTGCGCAAGCCGTCTACGATCCGACGCAAAAGCAGAAGTCGCAGGCCAAGACGGCACGCATTCCCATCAAGATCGTTCCGGCCGAACGCCTGAAGAAGCCCGAGTGGATCCGCGTGAAGGCCGCCGCGCCCGGCTCGCGCTTCTACGACATCAAGCGCATCCTGCGCGAACACAATCTGCACACGGTCTGCGAAGAAGCCTCTTGCCCGAACATCGGTGAATGCTTCGGCAAGGGCACCGCCACGTTCATGATCATGGGCGACAAGTGCACGCGCCGCTGCCCGTTCTGTGATGTGGGCCATGGCCGCCCCGACCCGCTGGACACCAAAGAACCCGAGAACCTCGCGCGCACCATCGCCGCGATGAAACTGTCGTACGTGGTCATCACCTCGGTAGACCGCGACGACCTGCGCGACGGCGGCGCCGGCCACTTCGTGGACTGCATCACGCACATCCGCGAACTGTCGCCCACCACCCGCATCGAAGTGCTGGTTCCCGACTTCCGCGGTCGCCTGGACCGCGCGCTGACCATCCTGAACGCCGGCCCCCCGGATGTGATGAACCACAACCTGGAAACCGTGCCGCGTTTGTACAAGCAGGCGCGCCCGGGCTCGGACTACATGCACTCGTTGAAGCTGCTGGCCGAATTCAAGAAGCTGCACCCCGAAGTGCCCACCAAGTCAGGCCTGATGCTGGGTTTGGGCGAAACGGACGAGGAAATCCTGCAAGTGATGCGCGATATGCGCGAGCATGGCGTGGATATGCTGACGATCGGACAGTATCTGCAGCCGTCCGAGCATCATTTGCCCGTGCTGCGGTATGTGCACCCGGACACGTTCAAGATGTTTGAACGCGAGGCTTATGCCATGGGGTTCTCGCATGCGGCGGTGGGCGCGATGGTGCGGTCTTCGTATCATGCGGATGAGCAGGCGCATGCGGCTGGGGTGAATTGA
- a CDS encoding cob(I)yrinic acid a,c-diamide adenosyltransferase, which produces MANRLSVIATRTGDDGTTGLGDGSRTSKDGPRIAALGDVDELNSVLGVLLAETLPPEVSVDLIAIQHDLFDMGAELCIPGHTAVSDAQVARLDDRLAHYNATLSPLREFILPGGTRAAAQAHVARTVCRRAERAVVALAGVETVNPPVRQYLNRLSDLMFVLARHINQHEGQKDTFWASAQARQ; this is translated from the coding sequence ATGGCCAACCGCTTATCAGTCATTGCCACCCGCACGGGAGACGACGGCACCACAGGATTGGGGGATGGATCCCGCACCTCCAAGGACGGCCCGCGTATCGCCGCGCTGGGCGACGTGGATGAGCTGAACAGCGTCCTCGGCGTGCTCTTGGCCGAGACCCTGCCGCCCGAGGTGTCCGTCGATCTGATAGCCATTCAGCATGACCTTTTCGACATGGGCGCTGAACTCTGCATCCCTGGACATACCGCGGTCAGCGACGCACAGGTCGCCCGCCTGGACGACCGGCTGGCGCACTACAACGCAACGCTCTCGCCACTGCGCGAATTCATCCTGCCCGGCGGCACAAGGGCGGCCGCGCAGGCACACGTGGCACGGACGGTATGCAGGCGGGCGGAGCGGGCGGTGGTGGCGCTGGCTGGGGTTGAAACAGTGAACCCGCCGGTCCGGCAGTATCTGAACCGGTTGTCCGACCTGATGTTTGTGCTGGCGCGACATATAAACCAGCATGAAGGTCAGAAGGATACGTTCTGGGCAAGCGCCCAGGCGCGCCAGTGA
- a CDS encoding copper-binding protein — translation MAFDRKYAMPMAVATAMAVVSLATPLAFAQQADASGEVRRVDPAAGKVTIKHDEIKALDLPAMTLVYDADPALLAKIKAGDKVRFTATRKDGKYVVTAITN, via the coding sequence ATGGCTTTTGACCGTAAGTATGCAATGCCCATGGCCGTCGCCACTGCGATGGCCGTTGTGTCGCTGGCGACGCCCCTGGCGTTCGCGCAGCAGGCCGATGCCAGCGGCGAAGTGCGTCGCGTCGACCCGGCCGCGGGCAAGGTGACGATCAAGCATGATGAGATCAAGGCGCTGGACCTGCCGGCCATGACGCTGGTCTATGACGCGGACCCGGCGCTGCTGGCCAAGATCAAGGCGGGCGACAAGGTCCGTTTCACGGCCACGCGCAAGGATGGCAAGTACGTGGTGACGGCGATCACCAATTAA
- the hslU gene encoding ATP-dependent protease ATPase subunit HslU, with product MSASNMTPGEIVSELDKYIVGQNRAKRAVAVALRNRWRRQQVAEPLRQEIHPKNILMIGPTGVGKTEIARRLAKLANAPFIKIEATKFTEVGYVGRDVDTIIRDLTEYSIKQTRELEMRRVRTQAEDAAEDRILDALVPPARGASGEPERGEDNSARQTFRKRLREGKIDDLEIEIEVSQAAPQMDVMTPPGMEEMAEQLRGMFAGMARDKKKPKKMKVREAFKLIIDEEAAKRVNEEDLRTVAINNVEQNGIVFLDEIDKIAARQESGGADVSRQGVQRDLLPLVEGTTVNTRYGMVRTDHILFIASGAFHLARPSDLIPELQGRFPIRVELESLTAEDFVRILSDTDASLTKQYTALMATEDVQLEFTDEGVRRLAELAFDVNETTENIGARRLYTVMEKLLDELSFDATSSQDKHVKIDAAYVNSQLAEAASSQDLARYVL from the coding sequence ATGTCCGCATCCAACATGACGCCCGGAGAGATCGTCTCCGAACTCGACAAATACATCGTCGGCCAGAACCGTGCCAAGCGCGCGGTAGCGGTCGCCCTGCGCAACCGCTGGCGTCGCCAGCAGGTCGCCGAGCCCCTGCGCCAGGAAATCCACCCCAAGAACATCCTGATGATCGGCCCCACCGGCGTGGGCAAGACCGAGATCGCCCGCCGCCTGGCCAAGCTGGCCAACGCGCCCTTCATCAAGATCGAAGCCACCAAGTTCACGGAAGTGGGCTACGTTGGCCGCGACGTCGACACCATCATCCGCGACCTGACCGAATACTCGATCAAGCAAACGCGCGAACTGGAAATGCGCCGCGTGCGCACCCAGGCAGAAGACGCCGCCGAAGACCGCATCCTGGACGCCCTGGTGCCGCCCGCCCGCGGCGCCTCCGGCGAGCCGGAGCGCGGTGAAGACAACAGCGCCCGCCAGACCTTCAGGAAGCGCCTGCGCGAAGGCAAGATCGACGACCTGGAAATCGAGATCGAGGTGTCCCAGGCCGCGCCGCAGATGGACGTCATGACGCCCCCCGGCATGGAAGAAATGGCCGAGCAACTGCGCGGCATGTTCGCCGGCATGGCTCGCGACAAGAAGAAACCCAAGAAAATGAAGGTGCGCGAAGCCTTCAAGCTGATCATCGACGAAGAAGCCGCCAAGCGCGTCAACGAAGAAGACCTGCGCACGGTTGCCATCAATAACGTCGAACAGAACGGCATCGTCTTCCTGGACGAAATCGACAAGATCGCCGCCCGCCAGGAATCCGGCGGCGCCGACGTGTCGCGCCAGGGCGTGCAGCGCGACCTGCTGCCGCTGGTTGAAGGCACCACCGTCAACACGCGCTACGGCATGGTCCGCACCGACCACATCCTGTTCATCGCGTCGGGCGCGTTCCACCTGGCGCGCCCGTCTGACCTGATCCCCGAACTGCAAGGCCGTTTCCCGATCCGCGTCGAACTGGAATCGCTGACCGCCGAAGACTTCGTGCGCATTTTGTCGGACACGGATGCGTCGCTGACCAAGCAATACACCGCGCTGATGGCCACCGAAGACGTGCAGCTGGAATTCACGGACGAAGGCGTGCGCCGCCTGGCTGAGTTGGCCTTCGACGTCAACGAAACCACTGAAAACATCGGTGCGCGCCGCCTGTACACGGTCATGGAAAAGCTGCTGGACGAACTGTCGTTCGACGCCACCTCCAGCCAGGACAAGCACGTGAAGATCGACGCCGCCTACGTCAATTCACAACTGGCCGAAGCCGCCAGCAGCCAGGATCTGGCCCGCTACGTGCTGTAA
- the hslV gene encoding ATP-dependent protease subunit HslV: MEQFHATTIVCVRRGNRVALGGDGQVTLGNIVVKGTARKIRRLYHDKILAGFAGATADAFTLQERFEAKLEKHQGNLMRAAVELTRDWRTDRVLRRLEAMLIVADTEHTLVLTGNGDVLEPEHGLAAIGSGGAYAQSAALALLRNTELSPEAVVKQSLEIAGDLCIYTNQNHVIETLGD, from the coding sequence ATGGAACAATTTCACGCCACCACCATCGTGTGTGTGCGCCGCGGCAACCGCGTCGCGCTCGGCGGCGATGGCCAGGTCACCCTGGGCAACATCGTCGTCAAGGGCACGGCCCGCAAGATCCGCCGCCTGTACCACGACAAGATCCTCGCTGGCTTTGCCGGCGCCACCGCCGACGCATTCACCTTGCAGGAACGCTTCGAGGCCAAGCTGGAAAAGCACCAGGGCAACCTGATGCGCGCCGCCGTCGAACTCACCCGCGACTGGCGCACCGACCGCGTCCTGCGCCGTCTAGAAGCCATGCTGATCGTGGCCGACACCGAGCACACGCTGGTCCTGACCGGCAACGGCGACGTGCTTGAACCCGAACACGGCCTGGCCGCCATCGGCTCGGGCGGCGCCTACGCGCAATCGGCCGCGCTGGCCTTGCTGCGCAACACCGAGCTGTCGCCCGAAGCCGTCGTCAAGCAATCGCTGGAAATCGCCGGCGACCTCTGCATCTACACCAACCAGAACCACGTCATCGAAACGCTGGGTGACTGA
- the dksA gene encoding RNA polymerase-binding protein DksA — MATKAATKKSSKSTSDTAIDLPSEKELLAMPESDYMNERQLAFFKERLKQLEQDILANAGETTEHLRETQFVPDPADRATIEEEHALELRTRDRERKLLKKVQQSIARIDSGEYGWCEETGEPIGVPRLLARPTATLSLEAQERREMRQKLYGD, encoded by the coding sequence ATGGCTACCAAGGCAGCAACTAAAAAATCAAGCAAGTCGACGAGCGATACGGCGATTGATCTGCCCAGCGAGAAGGAATTGCTGGCCATGCCCGAGTCCGACTATATGAATGAACGCCAACTGGCTTTCTTCAAGGAACGGCTCAAACAACTCGAACAGGACATCCTGGCCAACGCCGGCGAGACCACTGAGCACCTGCGCGAAACGCAGTTTGTGCCCGACCCCGCCGACCGCGCCACCATCGAGGAAGAACACGCACTTGAGCTGCGCACCCGCGACCGCGAGCGCAAGCTGCTGAAGAAGGTGCAACAGTCCATCGCCCGCATCGACAGCGGCGAATACGGCTGGTGTGAAGAAACCGGCGAACCGATTGGCGTACCCCGCCTGTTGGCCCGTCCCACGGCCACCCTGTCGCTGGAAGCGCAGGAGCGCCGTGAAATGCGCCAAAAGCTGTACGGCGACTGA
- a CDS encoding CobW family GTP-binding protein yields MNTPRSLDKMVPVTILTGFLGAGKTTLLKRILTEFHGRRVAVIENEFGPESIDNDLLVQDSDEEIIELSNGCVCCTVRGDLMRTLSELRVKREAGELTFERVILETTGMANPGPVCQTFFMDDDIAEYYRLDAVVTVVDAKHGMSTLDEQPEAQKQVGFADRILISKRDLVNEVDYEALRHRLVHMNPRAPITPVNFGEVDLKSIIDISGFNLNSILDIDPEFLADEHPDAAHSHAHDHGHDHGHDHDHDHDHDHDGDCGAHCDHAHHHHPKHDDEIGAFVFRSNKPFDPARLEEFLGGVVQVYGPDLMRYKGILYMKGINRRMLFQGVHMMMGAEPGKPWTAAEKPSTKMVFIGRKLPQEIFTRGLEQCLAG; encoded by the coding sequence ATGAACACCCCGCGCAGTTTGGACAAAATGGTTCCCGTCACCATCCTCACCGGCTTTCTCGGTGCGGGCAAGACCACCCTGCTCAAACGCATCCTGACCGAATTCCACGGCCGCCGCGTTGCGGTCATCGAAAACGAGTTCGGACCGGAAAGCATCGACAACGACCTGCTCGTGCAAGACAGCGATGAAGAAATCATCGAACTGTCCAACGGTTGCGTCTGCTGCACGGTGCGTGGCGACCTGATGCGTACCCTGTCCGAGCTGCGCGTCAAGCGCGAAGCCGGCGAACTGACTTTCGAGCGCGTCATCCTGGAAACCACGGGCATGGCCAACCCCGGCCCCGTCTGCCAGACGTTCTTCATGGATGACGACATCGCCGAGTACTACCGCCTGGACGCGGTGGTAACCGTGGTCGATGCCAAGCACGGCATGTCCACGCTGGACGAACAACCCGAAGCCCAGAAGCAAGTCGGTTTCGCCGACCGCATCCTGATCTCCAAGCGCGACCTGGTCAACGAAGTCGACTACGAAGCGCTGCGCCACCGCCTGGTTCACATGAACCCGCGCGCGCCGATCACGCCGGTCAATTTTGGCGAAGTCGACCTGAAGTCCATCATCGACATCAGCGGCTTCAACCTGAATTCCATTCTGGACATCGACCCGGAGTTCCTGGCCGATGAGCATCCCGACGCCGCCCACAGCCACGCCCACGACCATGGGCACGATCATGGCCACGACCATGATCATGATCATGATCATGACCACGACGGCGATTGCGGGGCGCATTGCGACCACGCGCACCATCACCACCCCAAGCACGACGACGAAATCGGTGCGTTCGTGTTCCGTTCCAACAAGCCGTTCGATCCCGCGCGCCTTGAGGAATTCCTGGGTGGCGTGGTGCAGGTCTATGGCCCCGACCTGATGCGCTACAAGGGCATCCTGTACATGAAGGGCATCAACCGCCGCATGTTGTTCCAGGGTGTGCACATGATGATGGGCGCCGAACCCGGCAAGCCGTGGACCGCGGCTGAAAAACCGTCCACCAAGATGGTATTCATTGGTCGTAAGCTGCCCCAGGAGATTTTCACCCGGGGCTTGGAGCAGTGCCTGGCGGGGTAA
- a CDS encoding Fur family transcriptional regulator translates to MPAPPRSPRSDTVGAQLSVAETLCEQRGRRLTPIRRKVLELLLRHGRSLKAYELLDAMREVHPGAAPPTVYRALDFLMDEGLIHRLDAVNAWSACHDAGGAPHDLLVVCTGCGAVAEVSDPAMSRQLAERVAQTGYALATHETEIRALCPQCQKKQPADAAHHHHHH, encoded by the coding sequence ATGCCCGCTCCGCCCCGTTCCCCCCGCAGCGACACCGTCGGCGCCCAGCTCAGCGTCGCCGAGACGCTGTGCGAACAGCGCGGCCGCCGCCTTACCCCCATCCGCCGCAAGGTGCTGGAACTGCTGCTGCGCCATGGGCGCAGCCTGAAGGCGTATGAATTGCTGGACGCCATGCGCGAAGTGCATCCCGGCGCGGCGCCCCCCACCGTGTACCGCGCGCTGGACTTCCTGATGGACGAAGGCCTGATCCACCGCCTGGACGCCGTCAACGCCTGGAGCGCCTGCCATGACGCCGGCGGCGCCCCGCATGATTTATTGGTGGTCTGCACCGGCTGCGGCGCGGTGGCCGAAGTGTCCGACCCCGCCATGAGCCGCCAATTGGCCGAACGGGTCGCCCAAACGGGCTACGCCCTGGCCACGCACGAGACCGAGATCCGCGCGCTCTGTCCCCAATGCCAGAAAAAGCAGCCCGCCGACGCTGCGCATCACCACCACCATCACTGA
- a CDS encoding metal ABC transporter ATP-binding protein produces MSKAPVTIELADASFGWHGHPALKSVSGCFAAGGMTAVVGPNGAGKSTLIKGIMGVLRPMAGSVRISGGGRSELAWLPQAAELDRSFPVTVLDLVAMGAWRRVGAWRRFRQDELERCMHALETVGLADAAGRGVDTLSGGQMQRTLFARMLVQDAPVLLLDEPFAAVDAHTADDLMALLCGLHGQGRTVIAVLHDLDLVRDHFPECLLLSGSVVAWGDTASALSDAHLKVARQWHARAYA; encoded by the coding sequence ATGAGCAAGGCACCCGTCACCATCGAGTTGGCCGACGCGTCCTTTGGCTGGCATGGCCACCCTGCGTTGAAATCCGTGTCGGGCTGTTTTGCGGCCGGCGGCATGACGGCCGTGGTGGGGCCGAATGGGGCGGGCAAGTCGACCTTGATCAAAGGCATCATGGGCGTGCTGCGCCCCATGGCGGGCAGCGTGCGCATCAGCGGCGGGGGGCGTTCCGAACTGGCCTGGCTTCCGCAGGCGGCCGAATTGGACCGATCGTTCCCGGTCACGGTGCTGGACCTGGTGGCTATGGGCGCCTGGCGGCGGGTCGGCGCGTGGCGCCGTTTTCGCCAAGATGAACTTGAACGCTGCATGCATGCGCTGGAAACGGTGGGCCTGGCGGATGCCGCCGGGCGCGGGGTGGACACCTTGTCGGGCGGGCAGATGCAGCGCACGCTGTTTGCGCGGATGCTGGTGCAGGACGCGCCGGTGCTGCTGCTGGACGAGCCCTTTGCCGCGGTCGACGCCCATACCGCCGACGACCTGATGGCCTTGCTGTGCGGGCTGCACGGCCAGGGCCGCACGGTGATCGCCGTGCTGCATGACCTGGATCTGGTGCGCGACCACTTTCCCGAATGCCTGCTGTTGTCGGGCTCTGTCGTGGCGTGGGGCGATACCGCCAGCGCCTTGAGCGACGCGCATCTGAAGGTGGCGCGGCAATGGCATGCGAGGGCCTACGCATGA
- a CDS encoding metal ABC transporter permease, with product MTLAQWVVSPFLDYGFMRRALAGACALSLGAAPLGVFLVLRRMSLMGDAMSHAILPGVAAGFLLSGLSLGAMMLGGIATGLAVALLAGVVARLTPLREDASFAAFYLISLGLGVLLVSLRGSNMDLLHVLFGTVLGLDDAALLLVTITASVTLLVLAAIYRLLVAECLDPGFLRASGGGGGWVHMGFLVLVVVNLVAGFQVLGTLMVVGIMMLPAAAARFWVRSAARQIPLAAGFGVLASISGLLVSYHFNVPASPSIILAAGACYLFSIVGGPQGGLLRAPRRMRQA from the coding sequence ATGACGCTGGCGCAATGGGTGGTTTCGCCATTTCTGGACTATGGCTTCATGCGGCGCGCGCTGGCGGGCGCTTGCGCCTTGTCGCTGGGCGCGGCGCCGCTGGGTGTATTCCTGGTGTTGCGGCGCATGAGCTTGATGGGCGACGCCATGTCGCACGCCATCTTGCCGGGGGTGGCGGCGGGGTTCCTGCTGTCCGGGCTGTCGTTGGGCGCCATGATGCTGGGCGGCATCGCCACCGGCTTGGCGGTCGCCTTGCTGGCCGGGGTGGTGGCGCGGTTGACGCCGCTGCGTGAAGACGCCAGCTTCGCCGCTTTCTATTTGATATCGCTGGGGCTGGGCGTGTTGCTTGTGTCCTTGCGCGGCTCGAACATGGATTTGCTGCATGTGCTGTTCGGCACGGTGCTGGGCCTGGACGACGCGGCGCTGCTGCTGGTGACCATCACGGCCAGCGTGACCTTGCTGGTGCTGGCCGCCATCTACCGCCTGCTGGTCGCCGAATGCCTGGACCCGGGTTTCCTGCGGGCCAGCGGCGGCGGGGGCGGCTGGGTCCACATGGGGTTCCTGGTGCTGGTGGTGGTCAACCTGGTGGCGGGCTTTCAGGTGCTGGGCACCTTGATGGTCGTCGGGATCATGATGCTGCCCGCCGCCGCCGCGCGCTTCTGGGTACGGTCGGCTGCGCGGCAGATTCCGCTGGCAGCCGGATTCGGTGTGCTGGCCTCGATCAGCGGCTTGCTGGTGTCCTACCACTTCAACGTGCCCGCGTCGCCGTCGATCATTCTGGCGGCGGGCGCCTGTTACCTGTTTTCCATCGTCGGCGGCCCGCAAGGCGGGTTGCTGCGGGCGCCGCGCCGCATGCGCCAAGCCTGA